A window of the Rhodoferax sp. GW822-FHT02A01 genome harbors these coding sequences:
- a CDS encoding FAD-dependent oxidoreductase, with amino-acid sequence MEVLTTLPATAGYDVVVIGAGGAGMSAALFAAMDGARVLLVEHTQYVGGTTAWSAGTTWVPGTHHAAKVNPADTLQAARTYLDAAIGNHAAPAMRQAFLDHGAAAVKRLEAQSDLQYRPYPKHPDYISDLPGSTLNGRALEPLPFDGRLLGDLFGLIRPPIPEFTVLGGMMVDRTDINHLLGMTGSWASFQHSVRIILRHAADRLRYPRGTRLVMGNALIARLLYSLSKRPNVTLALNTSLEQLGDADGPVHSVVLRQNGKLCTVQVKGGVVLASGGFNRNAAERQKRLPGGNEAWCPGAPGHTGVALELARQHGAHFATGGKSDAFWAPVSLRKRADGSTAVFPHFVMDRAKPGFITVNQAGKRFVNESTSYHLFGLAMQEAHKTSPSVPAYLVCDAEALRKYGVGMVRPGGKGLAPFLADGYLTEGATLEELAAKLGVDAQGLVASVQQINRYAETGVDPDFGRGVTAYQQNIGDATAGHKNPNLGPIATAPFYAVKLYPGDIGASTGLATDTQAQVLGDDDQPIGGLYAVGNDMHSIMGGVYTAPGITIGPGLVFGCIAAQHAVARARS; translated from the coding sequence ATGGAAGTGCTCACAACCCTGCCTGCCACCGCCGGCTACGACGTGGTGGTCATAGGTGCCGGCGGTGCCGGCATGTCCGCCGCGCTGTTTGCCGCCATGGACGGCGCCCGGGTGCTGCTGGTGGAACACACGCAGTACGTGGGCGGCACTACCGCCTGGTCGGCCGGAACCACCTGGGTTCCGGGCACGCACCATGCAGCCAAGGTGAACCCCGCCGACACGCTGCAAGCCGCCCGCACCTACCTGGACGCAGCCATCGGCAACCATGCCGCACCCGCCATGCGCCAGGCCTTTCTGGACCATGGAGCCGCTGCCGTCAAGCGCCTGGAGGCACAGAGCGATTTGCAGTACCGGCCCTACCCCAAACACCCCGACTACATCTCCGACCTGCCCGGTTCCACCCTGAACGGGCGTGCACTGGAGCCGCTGCCGTTTGACGGGCGGCTGCTGGGTGATCTGTTCGGTCTGATCCGCCCACCCATTCCCGAATTCACCGTGCTGGGCGGCATGATGGTGGACCGCACCGACATCAACCACCTGCTGGGCATGACGGGCTCCTGGGCCTCGTTCCAGCACTCCGTGCGCATCATCCTGCGCCACGCCGCAGACCGGCTGCGCTACCCGCGCGGCACACGGCTGGTGATGGGTAACGCCCTGATTGCACGGCTGCTGTATTCGCTCTCCAAACGACCCAACGTGACACTGGCGCTCAACACTTCGCTGGAGCAGCTGGGCGATGCGGACGGCCCGGTGCATAGCGTGGTACTCCGCCAGAACGGCAAGCTCTGCACGGTGCAGGTCAAGGGTGGTGTGGTGTTGGCATCGGGCGGCTTCAACCGCAATGCCGCCGAACGCCAGAAGCGGCTACCCGGCGGCAATGAAGCCTGGTGCCCCGGTGCTCCCGGCCACACCGGTGTGGCACTGGAGCTGGCGCGCCAACACGGCGCCCACTTTGCCACGGGAGGCAAGAGCGACGCCTTCTGGGCACCGGTGTCGCTGCGCAAGCGCGCCGACGGCAGCACCGCCGTGTTCCCCCACTTTGTGATGGACCGCGCCAAGCCGGGCTTTATCACCGTCAACCAGGCAGGCAAGCGCTTCGTCAACGAAAGCACCTCCTACCATCTGTTCGGCCTGGCCATGCAGGAGGCCCACAAGACCAGCCCGTCCGTGCCAGCCTACCTGGTATGCGATGCCGAGGCCCTGCGCAAATACGGTGTCGGCATGGTGCGCCCGGGCGGCAAGGGACTGGCACCCTTTCTGGCCGATGGCTACCTGACCGAAGGCGCCACACTCGAAGAACTAGCAGCCAAGCTGGGCGTGGATGCACAAGGACTGGTCGCCAGCGTGCAGCAGATCAACCGCTATGCCGAAACCGGCGTGGACCCGGACTTCGGCCGCGGCGTGACGGCCTACCAGCAGAACATCGGCGACGCCACGGCGGGCCACAAGAACCCCAACCTGGGCCCGATTGCCACTGCACCGTTTTACGCGGTCAAGCTCTACCCGGGCGACATAGGCGCTTCCACGGGCCTTGCAACCGACACCCAAGCACAGGTGCTGGGCGACGACGACCAGCCCATAGGCGGGCTCTACGCGGTGGGCAACGACATGCACTCCATCATGGGCGGCGTCTACACCGCTCCGGGCATCACCATCGGGCCGGGTTTGGTGTTTGGCTGCATCGCAGCGCAGCACGCCGTCGCGCGCGCCAGGAGCTGA
- a CDS encoding ThiF family adenylyltransferase, translating to MSDPLNGATRVHFIVGDPIAQVKSPAGVTQAFHDHGNNAYVMPAHVAPADLPAWVAGVSLAKNVDGIIVTVPHKFACHDLCGSTSERAAFLHTVNTMRRNPDGSWHGDMFDGLGFVSAMRDNGCEPQGKKALLVGAGGAGSAIAHALVTAGVRELAIYDEDSTRRETLIQRLAGLQRCPVTSGSADPSGFDVVINATPVGMKDGDPYPLQADKLSADMFVGCVITQPAITPLIAAARAKGCKTMTGAHMFGRVRDLMVDFLLGR from the coding sequence ATGTCCGACCCGCTCAACGGTGCTACCCGTGTCCATTTCATCGTGGGTGACCCAATCGCCCAGGTAAAGTCCCCCGCCGGCGTAACCCAGGCCTTTCACGACCACGGCAATAACGCCTACGTCATGCCGGCCCATGTGGCTCCTGCCGATCTGCCCGCCTGGGTGGCCGGCGTGTCACTGGCCAAAAATGTGGACGGCATCATCGTCACCGTGCCGCACAAATTTGCCTGCCACGACCTGTGCGGCAGCACGTCAGAGCGCGCCGCATTCCTGCACACCGTCAACACCATGCGCCGCAACCCCGACGGCAGCTGGCATGGCGACATGTTCGACGGCCTGGGCTTTGTCTCCGCCATGCGTGACAACGGCTGCGAGCCCCAGGGCAAGAAGGCTCTGCTGGTGGGCGCTGGCGGCGCCGGTTCGGCCATTGCCCATGCGCTGGTCACGGCCGGTGTGCGAGAGCTGGCCATTTACGACGAGGACAGCACGCGGCGCGAGACCCTGATCCAGCGCCTGGCCGGTCTCCAGCGTTGCCCAGTGACCAGCGGCAGCGCCGACCCCAGCGGCTTCGATGTGGTGATCAACGCCACCCCGGTCGGCATGAAGGACGGCGACCCCTATCCACTGCAGGCCGACAAACTCAGCGCAGACATGTTTGTCGGCTGCGTCATCACCCAGCCCGCCATCACGCCGCTGATTGCCGCGGCGCGTGCCAAGGGCTGCAAGACCATGACCGGGGCGCACATGTTTGGCCGCGTGCGTGACCTGATGGTTGACTTCCTGCTGGGCAGATAA
- a CDS encoding Gfo/Idh/MocA family oxidoreductase, translated as MSLSSKTQIALFGAGGIGRTHIDRITRSSNLNLAGIADPSDAAKAMAQSLNVPWFANHMDLLDSIQPQGAIVATPNSLHITQAVDCLERGVAALVEKPVADTVAEAQQLVDVQARTGVPVLVGHHRRHNPINRRARKIVQDGTLGRMVSANVMATFFKPDTYFDAAWRRSKGGGPILINLIHEIDMLRFLCGEITTVQALGSNAVRGFEVEDTAAAVLRFANGALGTVVLSDTATAPWCWDFCAAEQDQYPRQNVQSHFIAGTHGSLSLPDLQLWSYRGERSWYAEMTQEKTFVHKDDPYTMQLQHFAAVIAGAEAPLCSALDGLRTLQATLAVSEAASTGNTVQLPGAAA; from the coding sequence ATGTCCCTTTCTTCCAAGACCCAGATTGCCTTGTTCGGCGCCGGCGGCATTGGCCGCACCCATATCGACCGCATCACCCGCAGCAGCAACCTGAATCTGGCAGGCATTGCCGACCCCAGCGACGCGGCCAAGGCTATGGCGCAGAGCCTGAACGTGCCCTGGTTTGCCAACCACATGGACTTGCTGGACAGCATCCAACCCCAGGGTGCCATCGTGGCCACACCCAATTCCCTGCACATCACCCAAGCCGTGGACTGCCTGGAGCGTGGTGTTGCGGCACTGGTGGAAAAGCCCGTGGCCGATACCGTGGCCGAGGCACAGCAGCTGGTGGATGTGCAGGCGCGCACGGGCGTGCCCGTGCTGGTGGGGCACCACCGCCGCCACAACCCCATCAACCGGCGTGCCCGCAAGATCGTGCAGGACGGCACCCTGGGCCGCATGGTCAGTGCCAATGTGATGGCCACCTTTTTCAAGCCCGATACGTACTTTGATGCCGCCTGGCGCCGCAGCAAGGGCGGCGGCCCCATCCTGATCAACCTGATCCACGAAATCGACATGCTGCGCTTTCTGTGCGGCGAGATCACCACAGTGCAGGCACTGGGCAGCAACGCGGTGCGCGGCTTTGAGGTGGAAGACACGGCCGCTGCCGTGCTGCGTTTTGCCAATGGTGCGCTGGGCACGGTGGTGCTGTCTGACACTGCCACCGCGCCCTGGTGCTGGGACTTCTGTGCCGCCGAGCAGGACCAGTACCCGCGCCAGAACGTGCAGTCGCACTTCATTGCCGGAACGCATGGCTCGCTCTCGCTGCCTGACCTGCAGCTCTGGAGCTACCGCGGCGAGCGCAGCTGGTACGCCGAGATGACGCAGGAGAAAACCTTCGTCCACAAGGACGATCCCTACACCATGCAATTGCAGCACTTTGCAGCCGTCATTGCCGGTGCCGAGGCGCCGCTGTGCAGTGCGCTGGACGGCCTGCGCACCCTGCAGGCCACGCTGGCGGTGAGCGAGGCGGCGAGTACCGGCAACACCGTACAACTGCCAGGGGCAGCAGCATGA
- a CDS encoding IclR family transcriptional regulator yields MSGVLERTLGILELLSKHGEGLELAAIADQLNIPRSGTHRLLADLVKYGYVRQTRDHGDYILTTKLVAMGLSYLSNSGIVDIAQPLLNHLAEVSGELTRLSVVDGERLTWVARAQGARQGLRYDPDMGSDARLSCSSSGWAWLSTMSDDDALACVSRQGLGKPEEFGPNAPTTLQEVMTQVQATRARGYSITIDTYSLGLSAISAPVRFANQPAIGVLTIAGPTVRLSLERMQGLAAELVNVAHQLAAASSASPFFAKTGMHSGVPASAGRTPIYAP; encoded by the coding sequence ATGAGCGGCGTGCTGGAAAGAACCCTGGGCATTCTGGAATTGCTGTCCAAGCATGGCGAAGGCCTGGAGCTTGCCGCCATTGCCGACCAGCTCAACATTCCCCGCAGCGGCACGCACCGCCTGTTGGCCGATCTGGTGAAGTACGGCTACGTGCGCCAGACGCGCGACCACGGCGACTACATCCTCACCACCAAGCTGGTGGCCATGGGCCTGTCCTACCTCAGCAACAGCGGCATCGTGGATATTGCCCAGCCGTTGCTCAATCACCTGGCCGAAGTCTCGGGTGAGTTGACGCGTTTGTCGGTGGTGGACGGCGAGCGCCTGACCTGGGTGGCGCGAGCCCAGGGCGCACGCCAAGGGCTGCGCTACGACCCCGACATGGGCAGTGATGCGCGCCTGTCGTGCTCATCCTCCGGTTGGGCCTGGCTTTCAACCATGAGCGATGACGATGCGCTGGCCTGCGTATCCCGCCAGGGGCTGGGCAAGCCCGAAGAGTTTGGTCCCAACGCGCCTACCACCCTGCAGGAAGTCATGACCCAGGTGCAGGCCACGCGTGCGCGCGGCTACAGCATCACGATAGATACCTATTCCCTGGGCCTGAGCGCCATCTCTGCGCCGGTGCGCTTTGCCAACCAGCCGGCCATCGGTGTGCTGACCATCGCGGGGCCCACCGTGCGCCTGTCGCTGGAGCGCATGCAAGGCCTGGCGGCTGAACTGGTGAACGTGGCCCATCAACTGGCAGCCGCCAGCAGTGCATCGCCCTTCTTTGCCAAGACGGGCATGCACTCCGGCGTGCCGGCCAGTGCCGGACGCACGCCCATCTACGCACCCTGA
- a CDS encoding FAD-dependent oxidoreductase, translated as MSATSYATPVLDCDLLVIGSGAGGLSAAVTAAHLGLKVIVAEKDPQYGGTTAWSGGWMWIPRNPLATEAGIVEDISVPLSYLRHELGAQFDEARALAFLQAGPKMVEFFRNNTALQFIDGNGIPDFHGNTPDASTGGRSICAAPFDARRLGPRIAALKPPLPETTLWGMGIASGAELRHFLNALRKPASFWYVARRVLGYGRDLLLHGRGMRRVNGNALVAALAASAFEKGVDIRTSSPAKRLLTEDARVVGAVLAGPQGDVTVRSRCGVVLACGGFPHDVQRKKELLPHAETGVEHWSAASRGNTGDGLRLGESTGGVVAKDLVQAAALAPVSLVPRADGSVAHFPHLIERAKPGLIAVTDKGERFTNEADSYHDFMQGLLRVTPKGQTVRAWLVCDHAFIRRYGLGAVKPAPMPLSPMLDNGYLQRGTTLAELANNCGISVLGLERTVQRYNQMALTGVDQEFAKGQTPYNRIQGDSVEAQRQSLSNPCMAPLARAPFYAVEVVAGSLGTFAGLSVNNEAQVLDAQGKPIAGLYAGGNDMNSMMGGNYPSGGITLGPAMTFGFIAAHHAAGRSG; from the coding sequence ATGTCTGCAACTTCCTACGCAACGCCGGTGCTGGACTGCGACCTGTTGGTCATCGGTTCCGGCGCCGGTGGGTTGTCCGCCGCGGTCACTGCCGCGCATCTGGGGCTGAAGGTCATCGTGGCCGAGAAGGACCCGCAATACGGCGGCACCACCGCGTGGTCGGGGGGCTGGATGTGGATACCGCGCAACCCGCTGGCCACCGAGGCGGGCATTGTGGAAGACATCAGCGTGCCCCTGTCCTACCTGCGCCATGAACTGGGCGCGCAGTTTGACGAAGCCCGTGCGCTGGCGTTCTTGCAGGCCGGGCCGAAGATGGTGGAGTTCTTTCGCAACAACACGGCGCTGCAATTCATTGATGGCAATGGCATCCCCGACTTCCATGGCAACACGCCCGATGCATCCACGGGCGGACGCTCGATTTGCGCGGCGCCCTTTGACGCCAGGCGGCTGGGGCCGCGCATCGCTGCGCTCAAGCCGCCTCTGCCGGAGACCACGCTGTGGGGCATGGGTATTGCATCAGGTGCGGAGCTGCGTCATTTTCTGAATGCGCTGCGCAAACCTGCTTCGTTCTGGTACGTGGCGCGTCGGGTGCTGGGCTACGGGCGCGACCTGCTGCTGCATGGCCGTGGCATGCGCCGTGTCAACGGCAATGCGCTGGTGGCCGCGCTGGCCGCTTCAGCTTTCGAGAAGGGCGTGGACATCCGCACCAGCAGCCCCGCCAAGCGCCTGCTGACCGAGGACGCCCGAGTGGTGGGTGCCGTGTTGGCTGGCCCACAGGGCGATGTCACGGTGCGCTCGCGCTGCGGCGTGGTGCTGGCCTGTGGCGGCTTTCCGCATGACGTGCAACGCAAGAAGGAACTGCTGCCCCACGCTGAAACGGGTGTGGAGCACTGGTCCGCCGCCTCGCGTGGCAACACCGGCGATGGCCTGCGCCTGGGCGAATCGACGGGTGGTGTGGTGGCCAAAGATTTGGTGCAGGCCGCCGCACTGGCACCGGTATCGCTGGTGCCGCGCGCCGACGGCAGCGTGGCGCATTTCCCGCATCTGATCGAACGTGCCAAGCCGGGGCTGATAGCAGTGACAGACAAGGGCGAGCGCTTCACCAACGAAGCCGATTCGTACCACGACTTCATGCAAGGCCTGCTGCGCGTCACGCCCAAAGGGCAGACGGTGCGGGCCTGGCTGGTGTGCGACCACGCCTTTATCCGGCGTTATGGGCTGGGCGCAGTCAAGCCTGCGCCCATGCCGTTGAGCCCCATGCTGGACAACGGCTACCTCCAGCGCGGCACCACACTGGCCGAGCTGGCAAACAACTGTGGCATCAGCGTGCTGGGGCTGGAGCGCACGGTGCAGCGCTACAACCAGATGGCGCTGACCGGTGTGGACCAGGAATTTGCTAAAGGCCAGACGCCTTACAACCGCATCCAGGGCGATTCCGTGGAAGCACAACGCCAGAGCCTGTCCAACCCCTGCATGGCGCCGCTTGCACGCGCCCCTTTCTATGCCGTCGAGGTGGTCGCGGGTAGCCTGGGTACCTTTGCCGGTCTGAGCGTGAACAACGAGGCCCAGGTGCTTGACGCACAAGGCAAGCCCATCGCTGGCCTGTATGCCGGTGGCAACGACATGAACAGCATGATGGGCGGCAACTATCCCAGCGGCGGCATCACGCTGGGGCCGGCCATGACCTTCGGTTTTATCGCGGCGCACCACGCTGCGGGGAGGAGTGGGTAG
- a CDS encoding NIPSNAP family protein: MYYELATMTLPFGTAGTAATNVQAYATSADAQGELLGCWFTDIGVLNQMIVLRGFADLATLQAERERTQKSASPLGCGDIFQTLEQHSYKGFPWMKPVRPSAESGIVGPVYEIRTYGIKTGGVQPTIDLWEQYVPPREKLSPCVVAMVALDGPLRFTNIWAYPTLDARSKARADAVAQGIWPPKGGPAHLTTNMVSTIALPTPVSPLK, from the coding sequence ATGTACTACGAACTCGCCACCATGACCCTGCCTTTCGGCACCGCAGGCACCGCTGCCACCAACGTGCAGGCCTATGCCACCTCTGCGGACGCCCAGGGCGAACTGCTGGGTTGCTGGTTTACCGACATCGGCGTGCTCAACCAGATGATCGTGCTGCGTGGCTTTGCCGATCTAGCCACGCTGCAAGCCGAGCGCGAGCGCACGCAGAAGAGCGCCAGTCCGCTCGGCTGCGGCGACATTTTTCAGACGCTGGAACAGCACAGCTACAAAGGCTTCCCCTGGATGAAGCCAGTGCGCCCCAGTGCCGAGTCCGGCATCGTGGGGCCGGTGTACGAGATACGCACCTACGGCATCAAGACCGGCGGCGTGCAGCCCACGATTGACCTGTGGGAGCAATACGTGCCGCCGCGCGAAAAACTCTCGCCCTGCGTGGTGGCCATGGTGGCACTGGATGGCCCGCTGCGCTTCACCAACATCTGGGCCTACCCCACGCTGGATGCGCGCAGCAAGGCACGCGCCGATGCGGTTGCGCAAGGCATCTGGCCACCCAAGGGCGGCCCGGCGCATCTGACCACCAATATGGTGTCCACCATTGCGCTGCCTACACCGGTTTCCCCTTTGAAATGA
- a CDS encoding TIM barrel protein — translation MRTYSLAYLTSHRCTPPEAIRVASANGYAFVGLRLWPNAPGAPQQHLLGQPDVLRETLAAQQDTGVGVFDLEIIRIGEQFDPHTWDALYDAGAALKAKAILVAGDDKDEARLTANYARLCEVMQPYGMTADLEFMPWTAVPDANSALRIIRNAGMPSNAGILVDALHVGRSHTTLDDIRAIPRALLHYAQICDAVAGTHFTTEEMIHTARCERLLPGDGTIDVQGLFDALPADLPISVEVVNLAREAHADPSEWAAICMAASRPFVEPRG, via the coding sequence ATGCGCACCTACTCTCTTGCCTATCTGACTTCCCACCGCTGCACGCCACCCGAGGCGATCCGGGTTGCCTCGGCCAACGGCTACGCCTTTGTGGGTCTGCGCCTGTGGCCCAATGCGCCGGGCGCGCCGCAACAGCATCTGCTGGGCCAGCCCGACGTGCTGCGCGAGACGCTGGCCGCGCAGCAGGACACAGGCGTGGGTGTGTTTGATCTGGAGATCATCCGCATCGGTGAACAGTTCGACCCGCACACATGGGACGCCCTGTACGACGCCGGTGCGGCGTTGAAAGCCAAAGCCATTCTGGTGGCGGGCGATGACAAAGACGAAGCGCGCCTCACGGCCAACTACGCGCGCCTGTGCGAAGTGATGCAGCCCTACGGCATGACCGCAGACCTGGAGTTCATGCCCTGGACGGCAGTGCCCGATGCCAACAGCGCCCTGCGCATCATCCGCAATGCTGGCATGCCATCCAACGCGGGCATTCTGGTGGACGCCCTGCATGTGGGCCGCTCACACACCACGCTGGATGACATACGTGCCATTCCGCGCGCGCTGCTGCATTACGCGCAGATCTGCGATGCGGTGGCCGGCACCCACTTCACCACCGAAGAAATGATCCATACGGCGCGCTGCGAGCGCCTGTTGCCCGGCGACGGAACCATTGACGTGCAGGGCCTGTTTGACGCCTTGCCGGCAGACCTGCCCATCAGTGTGGAGGTGGTGAACCTTGCGCGCGAAGCCCATGCCGACCCGAGCGAGTGGGCTGCCATCTGCATGGCCGCCAGCCGCCCGTTCGTGGAACCACGCGGTTAG
- a CDS encoding acyl-CoA dehydrogenase family protein encodes MDFSLNEEQKMMIDTVGRFIAEECKPLEDELEAHGALDPAKAQALHAKSKALGLYALNMPAELGGGGLSVLDRILCEEQFGHTSDYLIRRAFGNVYEPLLHCKGPQVERWLKPTVEGLRTCAIAITEPGAGSDAAGIKTNAKKTDAGWVLNGSKHFISDGEWSDFFLVSAKTGEKEISMFMVDKGLAGFTVGKDQKMMGLRGTPHLELFFDNVALEDAALLGEVGQGFKLAMGALNVVRLAQVGARAVGKASHVCELMVGYANDRKQFNTRIGDFQMVQQQIADSVIEINAARWMVYHAAWMMDQGLDAREQVAMVKVHAAETLGRVVDRAVQIFGGMGFCKELAIERYYRDARIYRIFDGTSEIHRGVIAKSTLKKGAALFDVNR; translated from the coding sequence ATGGACTTTTCCCTGAACGAAGAACAGAAGATGATGATCGACACCGTGGGTCGATTCATCGCCGAAGAATGCAAGCCGCTGGAAGATGAACTCGAAGCGCACGGCGCGCTGGACCCAGCCAAGGCGCAGGCCCTGCATGCCAAGTCCAAGGCACTGGGCCTGTACGCGCTCAACATGCCGGCGGAGCTGGGTGGTGGCGGCCTCTCGGTGCTGGACCGCATCCTGTGCGAAGAGCAGTTCGGCCACACCAGCGACTACCTGATTCGTCGCGCCTTCGGCAATGTGTATGAACCGCTGTTGCATTGCAAAGGTCCACAGGTGGAGCGTTGGCTCAAGCCCACGGTGGAAGGATTGCGCACCTGCGCCATCGCCATCACCGAGCCCGGCGCCGGATCGGACGCGGCCGGTATCAAGACAAACGCAAAGAAGACCGATGCGGGCTGGGTGCTCAACGGCAGCAAGCATTTCATCAGCGACGGCGAGTGGAGCGACTTCTTCCTGGTCTCGGCCAAGACCGGCGAGAAGGAGATCAGCATGTTCATGGTGGACAAGGGCCTGGCCGGCTTCACCGTGGGCAAGGACCAGAAAATGATGGGCCTGCGTGGCACGCCGCATCTGGAACTGTTCTTCGACAACGTGGCGCTGGAAGATGCCGCTCTGCTGGGCGAAGTGGGCCAGGGCTTCAAGCTCGCCATGGGTGCACTCAATGTGGTGCGGTTGGCCCAGGTGGGCGCCCGCGCGGTGGGCAAGGCCAGCCATGTGTGCGAGCTGATGGTGGGCTATGCAAACGACCGCAAGCAGTTCAACACCCGTATCGGTGACTTCCAGATGGTGCAGCAGCAGATCGCCGACAGCGTGATCGAGATCAACGCGGCGCGCTGGATGGTGTACCACGCGGCCTGGATGATGGACCAGGGGCTGGATGCGCGTGAGCAGGTGGCCATGGTGAAGGTGCATGCGGCCGAGACGCTGGGGCGCGTGGTAGACCGGGCGGTGCAGATCTTCGGTGGCATGGGGTTCTGCAAGGAGCTGGCGATTGAACGCTATTACCGCGATGCGCGCATCTACCGCATCTTTGATGGCACCAGTGAGATTCACCGCGGGGTCATTGCCAAGAGCACCCTGAAGAAGGGTGCTGCTTTGTTTGATGTGAATCGGTAG
- a CDS encoding CoA-transferase translates to MSKFMTAAEAANLINDGDTIGLMGGGGGLMEATHMFEAVQHRFLTTQSPRNLSFVHALGIGDKKTKGMNCFAHEGLVRKVIGGHWVWSPAMQQLARDNKIEAYILPGGVSSQLMREIGAGRPGLITHVGLGTVCDPRHGGGRMNEAARDDLAEVIQMDGHEYLRYKPFPIHVAIVRASAADEEGNISFEHEAANLDAQSLALAARNSGGKVIVQVRERLPKGALKAREVRIPGAWMDAIVVDANQQVSYAIPFDPAFSGELTGQERAASEAADHAAEVAAAQEAFGERQAVARRAYQEIFNTGKARPIINYGVGVPDAVAKMIAARNEHHRIYQTIEHGTYGGTLMDGVLFGYARNATAMLDAATQFDFYGGGGLDVAFLGFGEFDQEGSVNVSRLGGITVGPGGFIDIAQNARKVVFCGTLAAKGVQLQTGDGQMRVLQQGAVKKLVQRVDQITFSGPQGLVRGQEVLYLTERGSFRLTAQGIELFEIAPGIDLQRDILDQMEFTPQVAQPLRVMDSAHFRAA, encoded by the coding sequence ATGAGCAAATTCATGACAGCCGCCGAAGCGGCAAACCTCATCAACGACGGCGACACCATAGGCCTGATGGGCGGCGGTGGTGGCCTGATGGAAGCCACCCATATGTTTGAGGCCGTGCAACACCGCTTCCTCACTACCCAATCCCCGCGCAACCTCAGCTTCGTTCACGCCCTGGGCATAGGCGACAAGAAAACCAAGGGCATGAACTGCTTTGCCCACGAAGGCCTGGTGCGCAAGGTCATAGGCGGCCACTGGGTCTGGTCACCGGCCATGCAGCAGCTTGCACGCGACAACAAGATCGAGGCCTACATCCTGCCCGGCGGCGTCTCCAGCCAGCTCATGCGCGAGATCGGCGCGGGCCGGCCCGGCCTCATCACCCACGTGGGCCTGGGCACCGTGTGCGACCCGCGCCATGGTGGTGGCCGCATGAACGAAGCGGCCCGTGACGATCTGGCCGAGGTCATCCAGATGGATGGTCACGAGTACCTGCGCTACAAACCGTTCCCCATCCATGTGGCCATCGTGCGTGCCAGTGCCGCGGATGAAGAGGGCAACATCAGCTTCGAGCACGAGGCGGCCAATCTGGACGCGCAGTCGCTGGCATTGGCTGCGCGCAACAGCGGCGGCAAGGTCATCGTGCAGGTGCGCGAGCGTCTGCCCAAGGGCGCGCTCAAGGCGCGCGAGGTGCGCATTCCCGGTGCCTGGATGGACGCCATCGTGGTGGATGCCAACCAGCAGGTCAGCTATGCCATTCCGTTTGATCCGGCCTTCAGTGGCGAGCTCACGGGGCAGGAGCGTGCGGCCAGTGAAGCCGCCGACCATGCGGCCGAAGTGGCTGCCGCGCAGGAAGCCTTTGGCGAGCGGCAGGCGGTGGCACGCCGCGCCTATCAGGAGATCTTCAACACCGGCAAGGCGCGCCCCATCATCAACTACGGCGTGGGTGTGCCCGACGCGGTGGCCAAGATGATTGCCGCGCGCAACGAGCACCACCGCATCTACCAGACCATCGAGCACGGCACCTACGGCGGTACGTTGATGGACGGCGTGCTGTTCGGCTACGCGCGCAATGCCACGGCCATGCTGGACGCGGCCACGCAGTTCGACTTCTACGGCGGTGGCGGGCTGGACGTGGCCTTTCTGGGCTTTGGCGAGTTCGACCAGGAGGGCAGCGTCAACGTCTCGCGCCTGGGCGGCATCACCGTGGGACCCGGCGGTTTTATCGACATTGCCCAGAACGCCCGCAAGGTGGTGTTCTGCGGCACGTTGGCGGCCAAGGGGGTGCAGCTGCAGACCGGTGACGGGCAGATGCGGGTGCTGCAGCAGGGGGCCGTGAAGAAACTGGTGCAGCGCGTGGACCAGATCACCTTCAGCGGACCGCAGGGTCTGGTGCGCGGACAGGAGGTGCTCTACCTCACCGAGCGCGGCAGCTTTCGGCTCACGGCGCAAGGTATCGAGCTGTTTGAAATCGCACCGGGCATTGACCTGCAGCGCGACATCCTGGACCAGATGGAATTCACGCCCCAGGTGGCACAGCCGCTGCGTGTGATGGACAGCGCGCACTTCCGCGCCGCCTAA